Proteins encoded in a region of the Lepeophtheirus salmonis chromosome 6, UVic_Lsal_1.4, whole genome shotgun sequence genome:
- the LOC121120587 gene encoding uncharacterized protein codes for MRGFLSLSLLILLGVLTVSGYPNQHQHKRRVAQRYTPTHPFGRIQQFHNGVVDFRRRRFSSRPRKNRFFGPAPLKNKPFVERRFRHPLSNFRSAPKKVIHVAKLPLNLRREIKEPSSLKTVPNFYYMKAEDIPGFSRFTLNDVIQPESSFATLN; via the exons ttatCCCTTTTGATTCTCCTTGGAGTATTGACTGTGTCTGGATATCCGAATCAACATCAACATAAGCGACGTGTCGCTCAAAGATACACCCCAACACATCCTTTCGGACGGATTCAACAATTTCATAACGGAGTCGTTGATTTTAGACGAAGACGATTCTCCTCACGTCCACGAAAAAATAGATTCTTTGGACCAGCTCCTctcaaaaataaaccatttgtCGAGAG ACGATTCCGACATCCTTTGTCAAACTTCCGCTCTGCTCCTAAGAAAGTTATTCACGTTGCCAAATTGCCTCTCAACTTGAGGAGAGAAATCAAGGAGCCCTCAAGCCTCAAAACTGttcctaatttttattatatgaaagcTGAGGATATTCCAGGATTCTCTCGATTTACTTTAAACGATGTTATTCAACCTGAA AGTTCCTTTGCCACCTTAAACTAA